The genomic region CTGCAGTACTGCCAGGGTCTCCCACCTCTGGAAGCAAGTGAACAGGAAAGCCGGATTTTTTCAATCTGCAATTAGAGCAATATTATTGCAGGAAAGCAGTATGAGAGTGTGCAGCATGACTACAAAGACCCTGTGAAGTCACAGATGAACCTGGCCATACATTCATGGCTGATGGATTTATGGATGCTTTCACCTATTTAGAAAGCTTTGTCTTGGACAGGGGCAGCATTCCAGTTCAACAGGGTGGGTAAACTAGAATATTCTAGAAGAATAAATAGCTTTCCCTTACACGCAATCTGATTACCCAAGATTATACAGCAGTACATGTTCAGCAAGTTTAACCTACTGATGTCATATCGACAAGCAGTTCCAGGGTAAAGGgacaaaaaccagcaaaaaaatgcAACTTCTAAGTGTCAAAAAACTTTAAGCTGTCATGCAGTTAGTGGTTCAAACCAAATCACAAAGAGCTAAGTCCAACAAACTCCTTACACAATCAAACTGCAAGATACATGACATTCCTACAGCAACAACACAGATTAGTAAAAGTTCCGTAGGCTAAATGCAAGTTTCTGACACTCTTTCATACCTTCACAAGCAGATCTTTTCACCTTGGAGTCCTGGCCTAACCTAAGCCCTGAAATATGTAAGGCCTTAGCACTCAGTCCTGAAAGagcaaatcattaaaataaataagtaaataaataaactgatTCCCTATAAGATTTCCTGTAGCCTAATAACTCTTACATATTATCACAAGTAAGGCTTAGTAGTTATGAAGGAGCTCAGCTGAAACAACTTGAGAGTAATAACTGTCTTTTACCATCACAGAGGTAACACTTTGGCTACAGCACGCACTTGTCCATCCCATCTCACCACAGAAAGCGAGAGAACAGTTTGGTATACGAGGCCTCAGTGATGAGTCTCTCAGCTCTGCTGTCTTAGGTATTTCTAAAAATACTGTGCCAGATTGTATATAATTTAAACGTATATACCTTACAAACTAGAGCGAACTCTCAATAGCTCTTCAGTACAGGCCACACCACAACACATTAGGAGTAACTTTCTATCACTTTTTATCTGTAGCAAATTCATACTTGGAGCCCAAGAGGTGTTCACACTGCCTGACACAAGCAATGCACAAAACCCACTGAATGACCTTAGCACTTACATGTCAGTGTTCCAGCTTTTGTTCCTGGAATTAAAATATCCCCAGCTGGCAGCATTCTGGACGGACATGAGAGGCTTCTTCAGGTCACACAACATGGCAACCACATAGTCATGGATAGTGCCAGCTGCATCATAAGACTTCAGAAAATCTggacttttaaacaaaacatattaaaaacaaaaagagtaaATCGAGAGCTAATAAGTTTTTCCCCATTTATTGAACCTGAACTCATTGCAGAAGACGACATCAGCTCTTTGACAAACATAGCACACTGCAAGTGAAACTGAAGAGCAAATCTTGCTGATGCCAAATCATAAGTGAAAAATTATACCCTCTGCAAACATGCCACAACAAAGCAGACAATTCGTAACACTTCATAACGATCTCAGTGtcgaaggaaggaaggaactgaAATTAATTTAGGGACTATTTGTTTTAGCATCTGGCAGCAAGCAGATGCTTATACTTTTCAAAATCTGCACTAGACAAATACAGCGTTCAAACTGCATTAGCAGAGCTCCTCTGAGTGACAGGATAGACTAAACTTATTCTATGATACTTTAAGACTTCTGTTACTATATGgtcaaaagcctttctttttattaaagtatttttatgagGTCAGAGACACTTGTGTGCTCAGTTGCATACAGCTTATATTGAATACTgccattttaaatattctttgacTACTTAATTAATATTAGGATTACAGATGAACACAGCCCCTCAGCCTGTAGTGGTATTCACATGTTACAGGAATACAAATTGTCACATAAACTCAAGATGAGAAACTACCAGTGAAACAGCCTGATACAGACACCCTTTAGAGAAACAATATACCTCTTCTTTAAATACCAGTAGACTGTGGCACATCCAAATCCTGTAGCCAAGCTTATATGTGACTGTggcaaaggaagagaagagaggaaggtgGGACTGCAGCGGCCGTCTTGCCAAGTAATCAGATGACTGACCTCCTCCGGCTCAAAGGCAGGGCCTGTACCACACTCTGTCCACTTGCAACCTGAAACACACAGTATCTGAGAAGTCCAGTGATTCCCTGTAGTGTAGTCTGCCTGGCATTCTTCATTTCTGGACACTCTTGATAATTTGTCAAATATAttggaaaaagagcagaaacagaGCCGGTAGCGATTGTAATTGAATTAATTAGTCATATTTTTCTGCTCCAGATAACGTCATAATGCCAGTCATCCTTTGCTAAAACAGAGAATGGTATCCAATGCCTTCCTTCTCTGTAAGCGCTCCTAGTGCCTAGAGGAACAAGTAACTTGCACCTTGAGATATTAATGATACAACTTAAATAACAGGtgacccacaaaaaaaaaaaaaaaaaatcacagtagttCTATGGGAGGTAATAAGCTGATATGACGGCTCTCACATATAAACTTTAACTAGGATCTACCACATCATGACCTAGAGCATGCTGTATTAGTAATGAACTGCCCATGATGGATAGCACATAGTTTATTCACCTTTTGAGCCAAAGCAACAAGAAACTTGGATCTGCATGTGTCAAGCAAGGGACTGCAAAGGACTAAAGAGTATCCCTCCCCCGTGCTACGCAACAAAGCTTCACCAAAGGTAAAATAGGGTTTAACTCAGTTTTCAGTTTAACCAGTCAAGCACGTTCCTTTTGAACACAGAACACTCTATCTTTGATGACACCTTCACATTCTTTCAGCTGAAAGTGAAGGCCTCAGCTAAATTACAGCAGCTTCTTAGAGCTGCAGGGAGCCCTCTCAGCAATGTCTGCTATTGCTCCAGTCCAGTACGCTGCTTCCTGCCCTGACACGCTGCCCACAAGCAGTCCTGCAAAGGCAGCACACGGCCCTGTCGGAGCAGCAGACTAAGCAGGGGCTGAGCTCAAGCACTGGCACGTGATGTTTGCTAGCACGCTCCACGGCACAGCTTCGGCCTCTGGCACCTATTGCTCGGCTAGGCAACGCCTGGCCACGACACGGGGATGCACACTGTCTCCAGCTGGCTCTGTAACTGAGGCAACCTTCTGGTTTTTGGCTGGGGATAGGAGCAGAGTttcatgctgtgctgtgccactTGTCCTACAGGTCAGAGAAGAGACCCAGCTGCCCAACTGACCAGCACAAATATGGATAAAAGAATCTTTCTTGCACTGGATACAGGGATTTGAAGTTGCACTCGCACCATAAAAAGCAGCCGTGAAAGCTAGGAAGTACTATGTGAAACATGCAaagtaaatacatactttcttGTTCCCTTAATTCCCTGTTCTATCAAGTCTGTTTGAGCTGAATTTCcatttggtttgcttttctaGTTTTAAATGGATTCTAAGAAATATTATTAACCATAAATCTAACCCTAAAGGatgctattaaaaatgtaatttgtgtCCCAAAGTGCACAGATTCACTTAGTCTACTCAAAACAAATGAGAGCAAACACACTCTTCCACTtgacagaaatgaaacaaaagtggCATGTGGCTTTACgaaataaaatattaaccaaTATGACATAAGAATCTATGTCTACCATGAACTCATGAGGCTTTGTTATGCAGCCCTTGGGACATCTGCAAAGCAAGCAACAGCTCCTTCAGTCCATCAGCctttggatttctttctttctaatcattttagtatttaatgtaaaattacAGACAGTTATGAATAGCATAGTGTCTCTTAAAGCAATTAAGATCCTGACAACTTTTGACAGGCAGTGACCATCACTTTTGGGAAATCTGTTCTGTGGTTTACAATAAATCTTTGCCTAATCTGCATAACCCCTATTATTATAAGGCTTGTATAATTGCTCAGATGTGCACATCATAAGGTAAAGACGACATGGAACCATATTCTGAAATCTGAGCCTCGGACTTCAGCAGATTTACAGGAAGTTAGCCAAGAAGATAATCCATCCCTATCTCACTGAGCTGGCAACCCAAGGTCTGAATTTTTCAAATATCCTCACTGTCACAAAGATTATTTGAGTGTTTGCACAACCAAGCCCCATGTGACTACCTCACTGTGGTTGATTTTGTTTCTGAGGTCTTGGCCCTTTAGTCTACAAGCAGATGAGTGTTCAGAATCACGACCATAATTCTTTTTCAGCTCCTAACGCAAGCATAAGCAGCAAGATGAATGCAACATGACAGTctatggctggaaaaaaaaaagccttgagatttttttggggagggaaaaaaaccacaaagactGAAAACATCATTTACTGAACTTCAGTTTTTCTCCTGTACTTTCAAACAGCGTTTCAAAATAGCATACTGATATTCACTGTTAGATAACTACTGCTATGCGCATTTTCACATAAAGATCAAGCATAGTTTATTTTTCAAGGCATACACAGAACTGCTAATACTGCTACTGTAGAATCATTAGAAGGTATCTAGATACGGGGCAAGAGCTAGTTAAGTGTTCTATGAGGTGAATACTagcccccctcccaaaaaaaaaaaaaaaaaagtcattcacgTGGTGTAGTAGTTCTTTCAACTGTCAGCAGATAGCATGTGATGGACAAACAATTAACAAGCCACAATATGTTATTCCTCCTTCATACTAATAACTGTGCTGTCTCTGCAGGGATCTCGTAAGACTAAATCCTTTGACTAATCTGTGTAAACAACATGGTTAAATATAGTCAGCAGCTGAAATTCctgtaaataaagcaaaattccCACAGAAAATCTTCTGTTAATTCTGTTTTATAGAAGACCAAAGGGAACATGCAGCAGCCTCCTACAGATCACTTcagtattaaaaatttattttctgcatcatAATACTCTGAACAGGCATGCCAAATAGTTGATATTACCTTtatcttttttccaaaatacaatCCCGTGCATTTGTCCTGAAATGCCAATGTGACTGActctctgaagctgctgctgaggTAGAGCAGCAAGGCATTCATTCAATGCTCTTATTATTCTTCGGACATTCTGCTCCATTCCCTGCAATCATAAAGCATTATTCTGAGCATGAAACCATTAGGATTCACTCAGTTTATTTATTAAACAAGGCTTCTCTAGTCAGAAGTGAAGAACAGAATTCATTTAGCTTAATAGCATGTATTAAAATAACATCCAgtactaaatagaaaaaaaaatgcaaaaaacccacaaaaccaccaaaactaaAACCCAGTACTATCAGGTTGAGAATAAGATAACAGCCTCTTTAAACTGAAGGCCAAATAATTCTTAATTTCCTAAATTACCATACTTAaatatacctttttaaaaaaataatccattaacGCTCACTACATGCTTTCATTAGTTCACCTTATATattgctcttctttttcctgaCAAAAGAGGACTATCTGCACATTCTGACTGGCATGCAGTCTCCCTTAGACCTTCCTAAAGCCCCTCTGTATCTACTCACTGTTGATTGTAATGATGCTGATACCTCATTTCTGGATATTCTGTTCCTAGAACTACCCAGCAAACTGATCTGCTCAGCAAATTGACCAAACTGTGCCACAAGAGAACCTGTATTCCAGCTTTCACGCTTGAAGATTCAGAATACTTTGTGACAGACCAGTATGAAGTTTACAAGCACAAGTATTCAAATGTAGTCTACATGTAGACGGGAACTGTTCTGTGCATACATACTTTTGGCTGCATAAACATGACTGTAGGGAGGAGGGCTGGCCTGTTTGGTATCTTTGCTCAGAAATTAGCGCCCGGACTCACTACAATACTAGGCCAGAGGAATgctgatacatatttttttattattctgattCATCCTTTCTTAGTCTGACCGACACAATGAATGTAAAGATCTTTAACAGGAGTACATGTTCCTGGTTATTTCCACAGGGAATTTCCAGTGATGATTCCATTGCACATTAAAGTGCAAAATACCCTTCCAGTTGGCAAGTGGCTGCTGTTTCCTGACTGGAAGTGTCAAAAACAAGGTGATGGTTCATGAGAGAAGAGTTTTAGATCGTCTTATGCAACTTTCCAAAAGCTGTGTCTTCCTTAAAACAAACAGCTTTACTTGAGTTTCTTGAACCGTAAACTGAGGCCATTTTAATTGTACTTTCCAGAACACATCCAGAAACACACAGCAATCATCTCCATCATTCTAGGCACGAAAACAACCCAGGAGCTCCACATAATGTAGCAACAGAACCTGGCCGTGACAAAGCACGGCCGGTATCCTCAAATTGCCAGCAGTGCTATCTGCCACCCCTTACCTGTGGTCCAGCTTCCAGGCTACTGGTGTGCGCCTGCGTCTCCCTGGAGCAGCTCTCTGCCACCACCTGCCCTTGCTCTGCCCCTACTAGCAGGGCTGCCTTAACCGATGTCGTGCCCAGGTCTATGCCCAGCACGCAGGCAGGAGTAGGCCTGCCCGCCATGTTCACAGGGAGAAGGGGTCACTTTTACCTTCCCCAGCACACGCGGGTCTCTCTATGTGGTGGCTGGACCCACTCCCACCATGCTGAGCCCCACACTGCTCCTTACTGCCTCTGAGGGGGCACCTGACCCAAGAGCCTAAGGTGCTGAGGGCACAAGCCCGTGGGCTCCCACCCCAGCAGCGCGCGGGGACAAGCCCGGGAAAGCGGCCTGGACTTTGCCCTCTGGCTGAAGATGTCTCCCCTCAGCAGTGCCTGGCCACTATCCCTCCATCTTGAGTGTGACaaaccttcccttcccccagccctgcgcgGCTTTAAACGAAACTTCAACAAACAACCAAAAGCGAGGAGCCCTCCCTCCGCTCGCGGCTCTCCCTCCTCACAGACCGGCCGGCACCGGCCCAGCGCCCAACCCGCTCTGCCGCACCCAAGATGGCACCCGAGGGCGGCCGCACCGCGACGGGCGCTgggcggggaggcgggaggcGGCCGCCTCACGTGAGAAGCTGAAAAGGGAAGAGCCGGGGCTGTGCGGGACGGAGCGGCGGCGCTGGAAAGAGTTAGGTGGCTTCTCCTCGGCACTGCGTCCTCGGTATAAGCGTGTCCTAAAGGGTGGGAtggccccgctccgccgggccgcctgaggggagggcggcggggactacaactcccagcgtgcACCGCAGCgcgctgccgggggcggggggggctggtggaGGCGCGGAGGCTGCTGAGATTTGTAGTCCCGGGGGAGTGTGGGGGGGATATACCTCAGGAGTGGTAGCTCTGCACGGCGGGAACGGGATCAGTTATGAGGTAAAGATGTCCCCGGGCGAGTCTGGGCAGACAGAGGGACCGAAAGATGCTCCCTCGGGGGTGCTGAGGGTCCCTTAGCCGGGCCGGGCTGGTGGTcatggtgctggggagggagacaTTTGTAGGGAGCTGCCCGCTGAGGAGGTGGGCTGGTGTCCCCTGAAAACTTGTGGGTCCTGAGCAAAGGCTTCTCCCTACTTTTCCTGTAGTTCTTCCACCATGAGGATGCCATACCTGCTCCCCACTCTGCTGTACCTCTCGCTTGTGCTGCTGGGGCCTGGTGGTGAGTGTTTGGCCATCCCGGCTTGGGCCCAGAGGGCCCCCCAGGCAGGGTCCAGGTCTGAACTGGTAAGAGGTGGAAGAGGGCTGCTCCGCAATATCCACGTTGCGACTCTCTGGGGGGACCTGTGCCGTGGTTCCCCTTGGCTCTTCTTTCACATGTTACCGTTGATTTTGCGTGCTCATCTGCAGGTGGTGCTACACTGAGGCACTGACATGATGGAGCATTCGCCTTGTGCTCCAAACTCAATCTCTGCAGAAGCAGGTTAAATACTGTCTATGGTGCAGTCAGTGATGAACTGGGGAGCTCTCCTGCACTTAAATAACTTCTTAAGAACATTGTGTAATATGTggcaacaagagaaaaaaaagtgtgcagGGCAACCTGTTTGTCTCTCCATTTCTGGTCGTATTTTTACATAGTTCTTTCTACTTTCTCTTGTGCCCTTTAAGCATACAGTGAATAGAATAGACTTGGATTCCAAATGTCAAAATTGTTGGCGCGTGACCAGCTTATGGTTTTGATATCAGTTGTGTTGGCACTTGGAGTCTTGGCCTCCCTTAAAGCATGATGTGGTACAACATAGCTGGATTGTTGTAAAGTGTACCCCTGAGCACTATAGTAAGGTGCTTGTGATTCCTGAAGTGCTAAGATGGTAAATGTACGTTCTCTTGAATATCTGGGTTCCCGGTTTGAATTTATGACCAAGAAGCAATTTTGAACTAAATTTTGGGCATTTATGACTCCTAAGTTACTAGGATCATATCAAGAAAAAGTGTGGGTTTGAAGtatcccagagccttctctcagCATGAACTTTTGTTGCACTTCAAACATTTAAATTGCTTCCTTGTAACATGCTCAAGTGACAGTTATTTACTTCTCCTTTTAAGTTGTTTGGTCGCCTTGAAATAAGCTATACTCCCTTTGCTGTTTATCACgtgtattaatttaattaatctgACAC from Rissa tridactyla isolate bRisTri1 chromosome 7, bRisTri1.patW.cur.20221130, whole genome shotgun sequence harbors:
- the SHPK gene encoding sedoheptulokinase isoform X1, with the translated sequence MAGRPTPACVLGIDLGTTSVKAALLVGAEQGQVVAESCSRETQAHTSSLEAGPQGMEQNVRRIIRALNECLAALPQQQLQRVSHIGISGQMHGIVFWKKDKGCKWTECGTGPAFEPEEVSHLITWQDGRCSPTFLSSLPLPQSHISLATGFGCATVYWYLKKSPDFLKSYDAAGTIHDYVVAMLCDLKKPLMSVQNAASWGYFNSRNKSWNTDILKKSGFPVHLLPEVGDPGSTAGRTICAWHGIPKGAIVGVALGDFQCSVYSCLTERTDAVLNISTSAQLTISVPPGFQPPETPDPSSAVTYFPYFNGDYLAVAASLNGGNVLATFVDMVARWTEELGLQVQESAIYTKIIKAALAQNDSKLSVHPTIFGERHIPEQLASVSNIAVSDLSLGHVTRALCRGIVENLCSMLPVQRLMETGVRRILGSGSALARNEVLRQEVERIFPFPVVYGKDVDAAVGAAMVMFHRK
- the SHPK gene encoding sedoheptulokinase isoform X2 translates to MAGRPTPACVLGIDLGTTSVKAALLVGAEQGQVVAESCSRETQAHTSSLEAGPQGMEQNVRRIIRALNECLAALPQQQLQRVSHIGISGQMHGIVFWKKDKGCKWTECGTGPAFEPEEVSHLITWQDGRCSPTFLSSLPLPQSHISLATGFGCATVYWYLKKSPDFLKSYDAAGTIHDYVVAMLCDLKKPLMSVQNAASWGYFNSRNKSWNTDILKKSGFPVHLLPEVGDPGSTAGRTICAWHGIPKGAIVGVALGDFQCSVYSCLTERTDAVLNISTSAQLTISVPPGFQPPETPDPSSAVTYFPYFNGDYLAVAASLNGGNVLATFVDMVARWTEELGLLSFLLTNRKELIIIFQHTVSHEIKWYLFPEAGKIVAWF